Part of the Triticum aestivum cultivar Chinese Spring chromosome 4D, IWGSC CS RefSeq v2.1, whole genome shotgun sequence genome is shown below.
CGCtcgcagggcgtcgtgggcgttctcgcccgagttggcgacgtggctgatgaccaacacttcggtgacagcgctgctgccgctgtcagctcgagggagagggtcgtcgaagaccatcatgtcggaggggtaggcgtcgagcgatgccgtgtcggaatcgacaagcatcgggtcggtggagccgaccgactccaagtctgcagcaggctcgctggagacgtgaagttggtcgaggaggctgacgaggcggctctcggggtagtccgtgcccgcgtcggacgcgggctcgtcggagatgcgagcctcgccgagcagatcggcgaggcagctcgccgcgcaggcgtcgtcgacgccttgcagcgcgtcggggcaaacgccatcgggcgcagctggctggctgcgctcgcgggggagaaaaagggttcccgtccagaacaggtctccggacgacggtgcacctggccccacggtgggcgccaaatgtcgggtgataggtgcgacatatgccaacgggtggcttatcattgtgggagccagtaagacgtgccggtgcctggaaacgggatgaggcgaagacatgctcgccggcgaatcttaaccaggttcggggctctccgtggagataacacccctagtcctgctctacggggtctccgcatgatcactagatcagaaagagtagctacaagagctccttgagctgtcgggttccagggagaagaagagcaagtctagctcttgcttccctctctatatggtgcgtgtgtaactctaagaagccaaccctttgcatgggtgccccggggggtctatataggcctaccccccgggggtacaattgtaatccgactgggcgcgggtcccagtcgtcagtgtctgtgctcgccggcttctccgccggccattggggcccaccgactggtgggtcccgccggctgccggcctcttggtcgacaggccggccccaccgcctgggggtcttgtcgacggctgcttactgtagcctcgcccctgatgacgagggctttgtcgaggtaagcgtggctatagtgtcCCGCCTCAAGGGCTctcgctgtagccttacctcgtcttgtctccttaatgtggcacacgTTTCGagggaagggggtagccggcttctgggggccggctacgcccctggccgactgggggaggtcgggtcgccttcgtgcctctctctggctaaaggggcccgccgcccgcgggccatactggcgtctgtcgcggatgacgtcgaggccagcatggctacagtgccgagctggacgggagatggctgacccgtacggcgtcctgtggccatgcccgcctcgggattcgggggtagtgggccgtgctgtagccacaccccgtcttgtcaccgttatgtggacgTAGTCTTgatgggtgcggtcttggccggcttcttggagtcggcgttctttcatggccggctcttgggagtcggcgttctccatggccggcttcctggagtcggcgttctccatggccggcttcctggagtcggccatcttgtagttatcttgggggaggaggtttctgaggctgggtcgccttctgagagtcggctcctggggtagccggccgggggaaggcggcccaatgcttcgaatgcttgaaggctcagatggcctgataatttttgaagagccaggggtagtcgattaggctacccgtggccatttactccgacaccagGGCTGCTCCCTAGACGCGTCCTTATTTCTATCCACTAAAAGAAATCGTATAAGGAAATTGTTTACTTATTGTGCTACTATTTTATCAAGAAACgaagctttgttgttgttgttggtcttCCTGGTATGTTTGCACCATCTTGATGTTCACCTTCTAATACAGGATAATGCACATCTCTGTTACCAGTATAACCACCCACCCCTATAATTCGGGGGGATTATAGAGGAAAGATTTCACCGAATACCACAATTAAAATCATGGTGGAGTGTTGAACCCCTCAAATAAAAAACACCCAATGAATCCCCAAATCGTCCTTTGTGCTGTCAAGGTTCAAAGCAGACGTTTTGTCTATTATGGCGACAAACCTAGGTTCAAACCAAACACAGCATAAACTGCCGAGGAGCAATAATGAGCAAAGTTGAAAAATATGGTCATAAGATTCCATTGACTCGTCAAAAGCGGTCCCAACCCCTGGGGACAGGGTAATACATCTAAGAAATTATTCCATCTAACGTACTCCCCTATGGATGCAGGAATAGCAACATGAAAAATGATGATTGAGACGAGATGGGGGCATTTCGGGCTTGTTAACAACTGTAGGCTCTGTTCGCCATGTTCATACATGATTCAAGTTGCAAAATCATCTTGCAGCAGAACAAAAAATGTGACAGCCTTATTCACCCACATTAAATACCGATGAATCCACATCCGCGCTACAAAAAGTTCTAACCTAGATGTTCCATCTAATCACATTGTTTTGACATGAGCCTGGGAGCAAGTTAGAAATCCATCCCTCCCATGCCGCCGCCTCCCATTGCAGGTGCCGCCTTGTCTTCCTTGGGGATCTCAACGATGATGGCTTCCGTGGTAGTCATCAGAGACGACACACTGCGGCAatggaaaacaaaaataaaaaaactattttCATGGCTCAAAAGAAGGATGCTCTATATCATCACTGCTATCCTTTAAGGTTTAAGCTTCAGAAACTTCAATTGATTGTTAGTGTGGCGTGTGTCACTTGACAGGATGTCAACAAAAGCATTATCAAACAGAAAAAATGAAGGTAGACAAGAGACAGTACCTTGCAGCATCCACCAGTGCTGTTCTGATCACCTTAAGTGGGTCAATGATACCAGCCTTCACCATATCCACATATTCGCCTGCAAGGGATATCAGTTTACATATCCAACATCAGAAAAACATGATTTAAGCCAAGTCCTAATGCCCAAAAAAGCAACAACAGATGAACTTTGCGCCATACCTTTGGCAGCATCATAGCCCAGGTCGGTATTTTCCTGCTCCAAGAGCTTGCCAACAATGACAGCCCCTTCTACACCCGCATTGGTAGCAATTGTATGTACTGGGGTCTGCAGAATTGTCCAGTCATCAGGATTTCACCCTTCTTTATGCTTAAGACATGGAACCAATTGGAGGAAAAAGAAGAATTTTACATACCTTCAAAGCATTTTGAATGATCTGGACACCAATCTTTTGGTCAAAGTTTGCTGTAGGCAATTTATCCAAGTCCTTTGACGCATAAAGAAGGGCAACACCACCACCTATGTAAATCACAGACAGATCGGACTTTCAGCCATGATGATTTCCTAATAATTGTTACACCCAACAACTCAACAACAGTCTAAAATAACTCGACAGCAGCGCTCCAGTATGGTACCTGGTACAATACCCTCCTCTACTGCAGCTTTTGTAGCATTTAGCGCATCTGTCACTCTGTCCTTCTTCTCACCAACTTCTGCTTCACTCGCTCCACCAATCTAAAGGTGAATCAAAATACCATAAATACAATGCTACTTTTCTATTAAGTACAAACATACAATTATACGCATATATGCCATTTCTATAAATTATTACTTAAAACATGACAAGTAATCAATAGCACCATAGGTTAACAGTGCTACACAGATTAATAGATAAAGAATTTTACCTTCAGGACTGCGACACCACCAGAAAGCTTTGCCAGCCGCTCCTGTATCTTTTCCTTATCATAGTCAGAAGTGCATTGCTCAATTGAAGATCTCAGCTGTACAAAGCAAATTTAACAGTGATAAGCATGTGTAACATAATGTTCAAACTGATTCATAACTAATTTAATTTAATATATGAACCGACCAGCTCAGCTCTCTCTTCGATGGCCTTCTTATCACCCGCTCCATCAAGGATGACTGTATCATCCTTAGATATGGTAACCTGCATGCACACATTGTCACTTCTTTTCAACAACATAAACAGTTCTCTGAAGCATAAACACTAACACACGTCTGAGAACAAATTTACTATTATGCAGCTAGCTCAAATGCATCAGTTTAAATGCATGCCACGTAGATTCAGCAGAGTTTCGAGAAGTTCTAAAAACAATGATAACAAACACCTATACAACAATCAAACTAACAAAGTCACTCGTGTCTCAGGACAACATTTCTCATGTAACTTGAACAGCACTGTCCCTACAAGTCTACAAAAGTAGAGTACAATATTAAGTGCTAACAGAAATAACCTTTTCATGAGAAACAGGGAAGGCAAATTTAAACTTCACAATATATACTTTCCAGCAAGGTAGTTTTTGTTGTGCTAATGGTTAGGGTGGTTAAGGTTCTAAACAAAACGTATACAATCCAACACAAGCGAAGTGTCTTACCTTCTTGCAGGTACCCAGCATGTTTGGCTCAAAGTTCTCAAGGTTCATTCCAAGTTCTTCAGTTATGACCTGATACCAAGAGGGTGCAAAATTCAACATGGACGTCCGGACGTCCGCATCTGATACGATACTGTGAAATGGACAAAATAGAAGAGCTATTGACTATCAACTTACTTCTCCACCAGTAAGGATGGCAAGGTCCTGTAAGTTGGATTTCCTGTTCTCTCCAAAACCAGGAGCTTTGATAGCACAGACCTGCATTTCAAGCCCAGTAAGATGAATTAAATCCTACATATGGTTAGCTACAAAGCAAAACAGAGAGTTAAAACTGACCTTGAAGCCTCCACGAAGCTTGTTAAGAATTAGTGTACCCAGTGCTTCACTTTCTAGATCTTCTGCAACAATAAGCAGAGGCCTTTGCTTCTGTTTGAGCAGAAATATGGGTCATTAGTTTGCAATAGATGAGCAATAACAAAACAGAAAGAGacatgcaagcaataaaaataccTGGAGAGCAAACTCCAACACTTTGACCAATGAGCGAAGGTTGGATACTTTCTTATCGTGTATCAAGATTAAGGGATCGTCTAGTTCCTGTAACAAAAAAAAAAATGTACAGCCAAGATAAATTTAAGCTTAAACATCAGTTACACTAAGAAGAAAACAAAACAATACTTACACATTTCTGGTTCTTTTGGTTGGTAATAAAGTATGGAGAAATGTAACCTCTGTCAAGCTTCATGCCTTCCACAACTTCAAGCTCATTGTATAGAGTGTTACCATCCTATTAAATGTTCAACGAGCATCTCAGAAGGACGTAGTATGAATGTATAGATAGTCCAAAAGAGATTGATAGTAGTATATTACAGAAAGACAAATATGAGCCAAAAGCCCAGTATTTGAAGCTTTGACTTACCGCAATGGTGATAACCCCCTCTTTGCCAACCTTCTCCATAGCCTTTGCAATGAGCTCACCAATTTCCCTTTCACCATTAGCTGATATAGTACCCACCTTTGGAATAGGGCAATCAATATATATCTCAGAAGAGAACAAAGTAACAAACACAGGATGCCTACTGAGAATTGATGGTCAGGAGATACCTGTGCTATTTCCTCAGACGTGTTGATCATCCTGGCCATGCCCTTTAGGTTTGTTACCACAGAATCAACAGCCATTGAGATGCCGCGTCTCAGATCCATTGCATTCATACCAGCTGCAACGGACTTGCATCCCTCAGTGAATATTGCCTTTGTCAGAACAGTAGCACATGTTGTACCTGAAAGTGTAAAAACATCAGCACAGCTGCCCAGGGCCCTAGAATGAGACAATAAGATGATAACACAATCTGTAACTCGCACTAAAAGTAATCCTAAGGAACCAATTTCAGGAAGAACTTGAATTGAAAGAAATATATAACATGACTAGTTAAGACCATGGGAATTTCGTTTAATAATGCAGTAAAACTACTCATGTTATCCAATTTACCCAACAAAACAATTAAAACCCAGTTCATAGCGCTGTCAAATTAGCAAACTTGTGGTATAATACTGCAAAAGAAAATAAGCAACATGGAGAATAGATTGACAACAAGCAGCGACTGAAAAGATGAAAAGAAGCCTTTCATAATTCCTTGTTATTGATGGTTCTAGCATTGCCTTTGATACACCGACAAAAACTGTTAAAAAGAAAAGTCCATTAAAACGTATGTGCATGGGGATGATAGTACAGAACTAGGTCATACCATCTCCAGCAGTATCATTTGTCGCATTAGCGACCTGCTTCACAAGACTTGCACCTACATTCTTGACTCTGTCACTGAACTCAATGCTCTTGGCAACGGTGACTCCATCCTTTGTAACTTTGGGAGCACCAAAGCTTTGCTCAATAATAACAGTGCGCCCCTGTAAAATAAGTACATATATGAGTTCAGCACTAACTCTCATATGTGCTACGAAAGTCAACCCAAATTTCTGCAGTTCTGCACGCATGCCAAAATATACATAATTTTACTACTATAAGGTATCAGAAAATTATTTTATGGTAATTTACAACTAAATTTCATCTGCAATACACGTAACATCCTCAACAGTTCGTATTACTTACTACACTTAGGGCAGACCTATGATGCACATATACTGCTAACATATTAGCCAACCACTAGTCTAGCATTTGTCTACTAGTGGAAAAGGAATAGATGTGATAGCAACATGGTTTGCGGGCGCGAGCAGCCACAATCTTACAATCTCTAAAGCAATTCAGACACTCGCACCACGAACTCTGCACATGGATAACGCACGGATGTAGGTCACACCTTGGGACCCATAGTCAACTTGACCGCATCAGCCAGGTCTTCGACCCCCTTGAGCATCATGGCCCGGGCCTCGACGCCGAACCTGATGTCCTTGGCGGCATAGTTCCTGCTCCAGGCGAGCCTGCTCCCGACCTGCGCAGCACCCAAGCACGTCAACACACAAGGACAGAAACAAAAACCCTTGCATCCCGCCCCGCATTGGGGGCGGACGACGAATCCGTCAGATTGAAACCATTCCCGGCCGGTGATTGGCGGGGAACCAGGACAATCTGCTCACCTGTCGGGCACTGCTCCCGGCTAGCCTGCAACAAGCATAAAACACGCGTGTCAGCGAACTGTGACTCGCACACAACCAAACAGGAACCCCCGGCACGGCACCGCGCCGGAgcggagagggagggagagaggcgcgAGGAGGCCAATGCGACGGCGACTCACCGGGCCTTGGAGGcgaggctggcggcggcgcggtACATGGCgacggagggagggagggaggcgactgTTTGGATCTCGCGGGCGGTCTCTCTGCTGGGAGGGGGTGAGGATGGAGGCGGCGAGCGGGATGGGGGGTCAGGGGTGAAAAGGAGGCGAGCAACTTGGAGAAGGGGAAAGAAACTCCAGAGGGCGGAGGCTTTGCAGTAGCGGGGGAGGGAAGCCAGGGGACCAGATGGTAGCTCTAGAAGGATCCATCCGCGGAGGGGTTTAGGGTTTAGCCGCAtgcgcaaatgggccggcccagatggACGAGAGTCGTCGTCAAACGATGGCCCGCCGGGCCGCGTACGTGGGCTTTGGGAGGAAGGCCCCGCACGCCACAGCGAGCCACCaggcggcgcggcggggcgaggGGAGTGAGGGGGAAAAATATCTGCAGAAGTGGGGATCGGATCTCCGAACCGGAactctgtctctctctgtctccTCCCCGTGCCGGACGGCGAGGTCCCCCTCTCCCTCCGGCCGCCTCTCCCCTCCGTCCCCGTCGCGTCTCGGTTCCACGGGCGCCGGTCTCCGACGCTATGGGGTTCCTCGAGGACTTTCAGGCCAGTGAGTGCTCCTCCCTGCCTCCGCTGCCAACTAATCTAATAACCTAACCCTCGCCGCTCGCGCTAGGGCACGGGCGTCGCGACTCCGTCCACCGTGCAACATCGACGTTCGTGAATATTACACGGTTTCTGGATGATGCGTTGCTAGTGAATTACTACTGGTCCAACGCCTCCACGGTCTCTAGATGCGTTGTTCATGTCCGTGCTTGCGGCGTGCCAACTCAACCTGTTCATGACTAAACCTATGTGCCATGTACTGATTATTCATTTTTTTTAACTGTTGAAGTGTTGCTGATGTATAAATGGATAATTTGGCGCGTGTGCCCCCTTGAACAATTTGCTGTATTTTGCACTGAAAAAATTAGGCGCATGCCTAGGCGCCGGGCGGAGACAAAACGCCTAGCGCTCAATTGCGCCTAAGCGTGCGCTTTGGTCAGAAAACCGCAAGGCGGAGACAATGCTCACTCAGCGCCTAGCGCTTTTAAAAACCTTGGTATTTTGTACTCTATGTTAGAGCGGGTCAGAACGATTAGTTTCCTTACGTGTTGACGCTAGTATACAATGCCATGGCTATAGCGTAGATGATAGATATGAACTTGCTAGTTTTGTCCAGGGACTTCATGAGTGACCCTACCTTTTGTACCATGTGAACTTTTTAATAGTTCTCGACTGAATTTTCCTTGTGGTATTCTCATGGTTCTTTTGACTTATCAATAGTCCTCACCTGTATTACTGTTGGCAATCTCTCTAATGTTTCTTTGCACTTATCAGCGGATTAGAACCTAAAGGTTATAGTTGGAATATTAGATATGGGAGAATAATTGTTTTCCAATGGAATACATACTGTTCTAGCCTTATATTGGTATCGTATTTTCCTGATTCAACTTGTCTCTTCAAATTTTAAATTTATTGCTGTGATGCATTTTTGCACATCAATGCATGCATACATATGGAACATGCTTGCTTTGatgccaaaatttggcatgccaATTTTTAGGATTGGCCCAAATGCGTCCATATAGCCATATGGCCCGTCTGGCCGCACACGTGGGCTTTGTCAGAGGAAGGAGCCCACACACCAGAACCACTAGGTTGCGCGGTGAGGTGAGGAGACTATATGTAGAAGGGGATCAGATCTCCGGACTGGAACTCTGTTTACCCTAATCCCTCCCCATGTCGGCCGGTGAGATCCCCGCTTCCTCTGCTCCCGGCGCGCCTCAGTTCCATGTATTGGCGGAGCTGCCATGGCCGCAGCCACCGGACGCCGACGACGATTACTTCCTCGAGAAATTCCAAGCCAGTGAGTGCTGTTCCTCCGCTCCTGGCTAACCTAACCCTCGCCGCCAGGGCACAAGCACCACCATGCGCAAAATCTTGTCCTGTGATGTATCATTACCCATGAATTAGCCCACGGTTTCCGGATGCGTCCGCTAGCTATATGTGTACTAATTATTCAGTTTTCAATTGATGAAGTGTTACAAATCTGTAATTCGTCATGTGTGCCTCCTTGAACACTTGCTTTATTTTGAACTATATGTTAAAAGGAGGTGAAACGAACGATTAGTTTTGTTACTTTTTGATGTTAGTGTACAATGCCATGGCTATAACGTAGATTATAGATCTGAACTCAAATGTTTCTTTGGACTTATCTATAGTTCTCGACTCTGTTTTTCTTGTTGGTATTATCATTTTCTTTGGATTTGTGATAGTTCTCGACTGTGTTCCCACTCTCATCTTTCTTTGCACTTATCGATGGATTGGAACCTAAATTTATAGTTGGAATATTGGACATGGGAGAGTGATTCTTTTGTAATCGAAGATGGAGGTTCTAGCCTTAAATTAGTATTGTGTTTTCTTGATTCAACTTATATCTTCAAATTGTAAAAATTTGTCACTGTGATGTATTTCTGCACATCAATGCATGCATACATATGATATCCTGTTTGATTGCTGTCAGGTGTTGAAACATTGCCAGCTATGCTGCACAAGAACTATTCATTAATGCGAGAGCTCGATAAAAGCTTGCAAGGTATGCAAAATTCTGAATTCCCTATTGTATTTTGCCATTGCCAACTGATTCATTTGCTTCATCTTCTCCGAATGTGCATCTGTCAACTGACCCAAACTCTTCATCTTCTCTCTATGTGAATTGAGAACTTAACTTGAGCACAACGAAGGGCTTGTTAAAGTCCCAGATGCATCTTCAGATTATATTGTTATATGTTTAGCTTGTGACTGCAATACTGTGTTCTTTGTGATTACTGTTGTGCACTACTTCTTTTCAAGCAAGTAGGACCATGCAACAAAAGTAAGTAGTAAAACTTGCAGGATTGCAGATAGTTCTGCAATTGACAGCATTTACTACTTGCAAGTCTGTCAATTTAAATATCATCTTCACTGGTTAGGATTCACTTGCCAAACTTGATGAATATTTGTTTTCTTTTATCTAGGTTGTGCCATGGCATGTTAACCTGCAAATGTCTGGAAAGTGAATCTTTCTACATGATAGCAAGCCCATATACATGATATTATCCAGATTTGTCACTATGTTAGCTATTTACTCCCTCTGCTTTTCTTTAGATATACTTTTAGGGTGTGTTCAGTCAACTTTAAAATTTGGCTACTGATATGCACAAAATTGTTTGGATTTGCCATGTGCAAATGTTGTTTTAGACGCCGTAAAAAATAGTTTCACTCTTTATATTTTAAAGAAAGTTTACTAACATGTAAAATAGAGAAGGTAATGGTCAAAGGCATATATACTGGAGAGCATGTTGATGTGTGAGTAAAAAAAGAGTGGAACTAGTATGTTGTTGCAATAAGTGTAATAATGTGAACCAGCTTAATTTCTCTTAACTGACCATGCAATCTTTGTTGAACTATTGGCTTCCTCTCCCCTCCCCCTGAAAACTGAAACAAGCCCCACTTGTGCTTCTGATTAGGTGTGCAGCTGGAAAATGAGCAGCGATGTCAACAAGAAATAGAGGACATTAAGCATGGACTTGAATCTGGAAGTATTACAACATATGAGCCAGCAAAACTTAAATTTTCTGATGAGGCAATCGAGGAGCAGAAACATTGTGTTAGGATTGCTGATGAGAAGGTGGCTTTAGCCACACAAACATATGACCTGGTAAAAGTTTCTCAGTTACATNNNNNNNNNNNNNNNNNNNNNNNNNNNNNNNNNNNNNNNNNNNNNNNNNNNNNNNNNNNNNNNNNNNNNNNNNNNNNNNNNNNNNNNNNNNNNNNNNNNNNNNNNNNNNNNNNNNNNNNNNNNNNNNNNNNNNNNNNNNNNNNNNNNNNNNNNNNNNNNNNNNNNNNNNNNNNNNNNNNNNNNNNNNNNNNNNNNNNNNNNNNNNNNNNNNNNNNNNNNNNNNNNNNNNNNNNNNNNNNNCCTTTTTTAGTTTGTGTGAAAGAATAGGAAAGTGGCATGAGATCCCTGCGGATGGTTTTGATATATCATTgatcctcttttcttttcttttttatgtaAAAAATGTTTGGCATGTTTTTTTATTGATAAGGAAATTATCAATTTGTGCCATTTTTTTCCTCCACCCAACTGGAAATAAAGTCATGCCACTTTCTATATCTTAATATTTCCAAGCAGAACTTATCTGCCATCTTACCTGCATGACATAATGTTTTAATTATAATTGTCATCTGTGGAGAAATTTACATGTGCAGTTAATGTCTTACTAGGTTGTGCTGTGTAAGCATGTCGCATGACATTGCTCGGTGTTCCTGAGTTGTGCATATGCGGGTTTTTTATTTTGCTGATTTATAAATGTGATATAGGTCGACGCTCATATCCAACAGCTTGATCAATACATGAGGAAGCTTGAAGAACTTCGACTAGGTATTGTAGTGCCAGTTGCATGACACTGCAGTTGCATTACATGTTTCTCTTACTGTGCTTGTGTGCCACTTGTTTTGGCGAACAGAAAAGgaggcagcagcagctgcagctgcagctgcgGCAGATACAGCTGTTGCTGCTACTTCAGCTGCTCCTGCTGGTGCTGGTAGCTTAAGGTCTGCAGC
Proteins encoded:
- the LOC123098748 gene encoding chaperonin CPN60-1, mitochondrial, with the protein product MYRAAASLASKARLAGSSARQVGSRLAWSRNYAAKDIRFGVEARAMMLKGVEDLADAVKLTMGPKGRTVIIEQSFGAPKVTKDGVTVAKSIEFSDRVKNVGASLVKQVANATNDTAGDGTTCATVLTKAIFTEGCKSVAAGMNAMDLRRGISMAVDSVVTNLKGMARMINTSEEIAQVGTISANGEREIGELIAKAMEKVGKEGVITIADGNTLYNELEVVEGMKLDRGYISPYFITNQKNQKCELDDPLILIHDKKVSNLRSLVKVLEFALQKQRPLLIVAEDLESEALGTLILNKLRGGFKVCAIKAPGFGENRKSNLQDLAILTGGEVITEELGMNLENFEPNMLGTCKKVTISKDDTVILDGAGDKKAIEERAELLRSSIEQCTSDYDKEKIQERLAKLSGGVAVLKIGGASEAEVGEKKDRVTDALNATKAAVEEGIVPGGGVALLYASKDLDKLPTANFDQKIGVQIIQNALKTPVHTIATNAGVEGAVIVGKLLEQENTDLGYDAAKGEYVDMVKAGIIDPLKVIRTALVDAASVSSLMTTTEAIIVEIPKEDKAAPAMGGGGMGGMDF
- the LOC123098749 gene encoding PHD finger protein ING1 isoform X2, whose protein sequence is MGFLEDFQASVETLPAMLHKNYSLMRELDKSLQGVQLENEQRCQQEIEDIKHGLESGSITTYEPAKLKFSDEAIEEQKHCVRIADEKVALATQTYDLVDAHIQQLDQYMRKLEELRLEKEAAAAAAAAAADTAVAATSAAPAGAGSLRSAAADPAPKTGRAGERSRGGRKKAKVPMEMPTEMPVEQPAIDLELPVDPNEPTYCFCNQVSYGEMVACDNPDCKIEWFHFGCVGLKEQPRGKWYCLSCSAFQKKRKGR
- the LOC123098749 gene encoding PHD finger protein ING1 isoform X1, encoding MSAGEIPASSAPGAPQFHVLAELPWPQPPDADDDYFLEKFQASVETLPAMLHKNYSLMRELDKSLQGVQLENEQRCQQEIEDIKHGLESGSITTYEPAKLKFSDEAIEEQKHCVRIADEKVALATQTYDLVDAHIQQLDQYMRKLEELRLEKEAAAAAAAAAADTAVAATSAAPAGAGSLRSAAADPAPKTGRAGERSRGGRKKAKVPMEMPTEMPVEQPAIDLELPVDPNEPTYCFCNQVSYGEMVACDNPDCKIEWFHFGCVGLKEQPRGKWYCLSCSAFQKKRKGR